The DNA region AACACCTGCTCGCAGCTTCAGTTATGGCCGCTCCGGGTGCCATCGTGGTTTCCAAGATTTTGGTTCCGCAGACCGAAAAAATCGACAGAACCATCGAGGTAAGCAAAGAACAGATCGGCAGTAATGTGCTCGACGCCATCAGCAATGGTACCACCGAAGGTCTGAAGCTTGCCGTGAATGTGGCAGCCATGTTGTTGGTTTTCATTGCATTCATTGCCATGTTCAATCATATCAGTATCTGGATTGGAAACGTCATTGGCCTGAACGACAACATTGCACAGTGGACAGGAGGTCGCTACAACGAGCTCTCGCTTCAGTTTATGCTAGGATATATTTTTGCCCCCATCATGTGGCTGATTGGCATCAGCGGACCAGATATCACCCTGGTAGGCAGGCTATTGGGCGAAAAGGTCATCATGACCGAATTCATCGGCTATGTGAGTCTGGCTGAGCTGAAAGGTCTGAATGCATTCAGTGACCCGAAAAGTGTGATCATGGCCACCTATATGCTTTGCGGATTTGCCAACTTTGCCTCCATCGGCATACAGATTGGCGGCATTGGCTCGCTGGCCCCCAACCAACGGGTGCTGCTCTCAAAACTTGGCATGCGCGCTCTGCTGGGTGGCACTTTGGCTTCGCTGCTTTCGGCCACCATCATCGGAATGCTCATAGGATAAGTTAACCAGTTTCATGCAACAATACCTCGACCTCCTGAAGTTTGTACTCGAGAACGGTGTACGTAAGTCCGACCGTACCGGAACCGGAACCATCAGCATTTTTGGATACCAGATGCGTTTCGACCTGTCGGAAGGCTTCCCCTTGCTTACTACCAAAAAGCTGCATACACGTTCCATCATCCACGAGCTTTTATGGTTTCTGAAAGGAGACACCAATATCCGTTACCTCAACGAGAACAAAGTGACAATATGGGACGAATGGGCTGATGCCAATGGCGACCTTGGCCCGGTGTATGGTGCCCAGTGGCGGAACTGGAATGGCGAGGGCATTGATCAGATCAGCCAGCTTATTGAAGGCATCCGAACCAACCCCGACAGCCGAAGGCATGTGGTTAGCGCATGGAACCCGTCGGTGCTGCCGGTTGCCGGCAAATCGTTCAGCGAAAATGTAGCCCTTGGTAAAGCTGCATTGCCTCCCTGCCATGCCATGTTTCAGTTTTATGTGGCCAACAACAGGCTATCGTGCCAGATGTATCAGCGCAGCGCCGATATCTTTCTGGGAGTGCCTTTCAATATTGCCTCCTATGCCTTGCTCACTATGATGGTGGCTCAGGTTTGCGAACTTGAGCCGGGCGAGTTTATCCTCACCCTGGGCGATGCACATATCTATCTGAACCATATTGAGCAGGTAAAACTGCAGCTCAGCCGCGAACCGCGCCCCTTACCCAGGATGACACTTAATCCCCGGGTGAAAAATATATTTGACTTCAGGTTCGAAGATTTCACCCTCATAGGTTACGACCCGCACCCGCACATCAAAGGAGATATCGCCGTATGAGCAATCCCTGCAGGCTGATTATCATAGTGGCCATGGCCCGAAACGGGGTCATTGGCAAGGGTAACAAACTTCCGTGGCACCTCCCTTCCGACCTCAAAAGGTTTAAGTCATTAACCCTGGGGCATACCGTGGTCATGGGGCGAAAAACATTCGAATCCCTGCCCAATGGTCCGCTCCCGGGCCGCCATAACGTAGTACTGACCCGTAAACAAATCGCACCTGCCGACAATCTTTCGGTGGTTCACAGTGCAGAGGAGGTGCTGAAGCTTGCCGGAACTAACACCTTATATATTATAGGTGGTGGTGAGGTTTACCATCAGTTCCTCCCGCTTGTCTGCCGGCTTGAGCTTACCGTAATAGATGCAGATTTTGAGGGAGACACATTCTTCCCTGTGGTAGATTCTGCACAATGGAAAGTGGTTGCCGAACAGCCGTTTACCGATGAAAAATCTGGTCTTCGCGGCTGGTATCGCAGCCTGGAGCGTTTGTAGGCATTAAAAAATTAAGGTATCGGGCTGCGCAATTATTTTTTTAGTACTTTCGGCGCTCAAGCTTTGTTATTCAGACTGATACGTTTTCAACCATGTTCATAAAATTATCCCGATACCTGTTTTTATCCATTTTGGCAGCCCTGGGAGCCTTCGCCCTCAAAGCTCAGGTAGCAGTGATCAATCCGGCCGAGTTCGAAAAAAATGAGGGCATCCTGTTGGTCTGGGACTACGCCCCTTCGCGCGATTCCATCACCGCAAATATTGCCAGGGCCGCCCAGCAGGCCGGCAAAGTATGGATCATATATTATCCCGGACAAGCCCCCTGGGACACGGCACAGATTCGCAATTATCTGTACAGCAGGGGGGTACTACCTCTGAATTTGTACTTTATCCCCGGTTGGACCGAAACCCTCTGGGTGCGCGATTTCGGACCGGCTGTGCTCTATGGCGATTTTGGCCAGGGTTCCGAGCGGTTCATTGTCGATATGGGCTACAGTGCTTATGGCCGCCCGAAAGACGACTCCATTCCGTCGCAACTGGCCAATCTTTGGGGCTGGCACAAACAGAATTTCTCTATTCAGATCGAAGGAGGAAACCTGATGTTCGATGGTCTGAAACGAGGCTTTGCTTCAAAACGTGTGCTAGCTCAAAATCCCCAGTATTCTGCCTCATTGCTTCGAAATATGTTCATCGACCGCTTTCAGGTGGACGATTTTGTGTTTCTCGAAAACCTGAACAATTCGGGAGGAGGAATCTGGAAGCATATCGACATGTGGATGAAAGTGCTTGATTACGAGACGATTCTTGTATCGTCCTATCCCGAACATCTGCCGGATTATCCTGTGATCGAACAAAATGTCAATTATCTTCGCAGCCTGCTGAATGCTTTTGGCAAACCATATACCATTATCCGCATTCCGGCACCACCCAAAGCCGATGGCACCTGGGCCACCACCCAGAACGACGAAATGCGCACCTACACCAACTCGCTCATCATCAACAATACGGTTATCGTTCCATCGTACAACCTGCCCGAGTATGACAATCTGGCCAAACAAATCTACGAGCAGGCCATGCCGGGTTACAAAATTGTGATGGTAGATTCGCGCAACCTCACCACCCTCGGAGGAGCCATACATTGCATCACGCGTGAAATCCCTGCACCTAAATTTGCCCGTATCACTCATCGCAAAGTGATTGGCAGTCAGACCTATTCGCCCGAATTTTACATTTACAGCAACTGCTCATCCAATTCTGCAATCCAGCGGATGTGGCTTTACTACAAAAAGAACCAACAGACAGAGTACACCAGGGTGCCGGTTTACATGGCCTGCCCCGAAAATATCGGGATCATCGAAGGACTGATGCCCGGCGACACCGTGAGTTATTATCTGGAAGCAATCACTGCCCACGGCAACGTAACCTATCCTCTGGCTGCACCGGCCGGCAACTTTACATTCTGGTTCGATCAGGCTGTGGGTATCGCTGAAACCCACCCGGCCAGCCGCCTGCATGTATTCCCGCAACCGGCAAAAGAAGGATTCTACGTTCACATTGCTGGTGAATCAGGTCCCGCCCGGCTCAGTATTTTCGATGCAAGCGGCAGAATGGTTTACCAAAACGATGCCTATCTGCCCGGAACCCACGTCAATCCCGGACTTCGCCCAGGCTACTATCTGCTTTTGCTGCAAAACGGTGTTGAACAATACAAAAGCAAACTAAGCATCAGCCACTGAGCATACTGCCATGCCGGTTTACAGGCTGGATCACACCTTAAGGTTTCCTTCGCCACATAAAGCCATGCCCGGTGGCCTGCTTGCCGTTGGGGGCGATCTCAGTGTGGAGCGCCTGATAGCGGCCTACTCCAGAGGTATTTTTCCGTGGTCAAATCCCGGTGAGCCGCTTTTGTGGTGGTCGCCCGACCCCCGGATGATGATGCTCCCTGGAGAATTGTATGTGACCAAGTCGATGAGGAAAATCATGCGCGACCAGGTGTTCGACATACGTTTTGATACCAGTTTTGAGGATGTGATAATGTATTGTGCCCGCTCATCCGGCAGGGCAGCCCAGGGCACCTGGATCAGCGATGAACTCCGGCAGGCTTTTGTTCAACTCCATCGGCTCGGTCTTGCCCATTCGGTCGAAGCCTGGAAGGAGGGGCAACTCGTAGGAGGTCTGTATGGCCTGGCGCTGGGTGCCTGCTTTTTTGGCGAAAGCATGTTTTATCTCACACCAAATGCTTCCAAGGCAGCCTTCATCGGGCTGGTGAAATTTCTTGAAAGCCATGGTTTTATGATGATCGACGCCCAGCAGGAAACGCCCCATCTGGCCAGCCTGGGCGCAAAGGCACGCCCACGTTCCGAATTTCTGATGCTCTTAGCCGATGCCTTGAAAAAACCTACCCTCATCGGAAAATGGAACAGCCCGGCTCAGGATTTTGTATCTTTAACCTTTTGATGCCATCCCTGTAATTATCACGAAGCAAACACAATCATGGATCAGGAATATTTTATGCAGGAAGCAATCCGGCTGGCAGCTTTGAACGTAGCGCAGGGTGGGGGAGGCCCGTTTGGAGCTGTGATTGTGAAAGATAATCAGATTGTCGGTGTGGGCCGGAACAGGGTGACTTCTTCGGGCGACCCCACCGCTCATGCCGAAGTGGTAGCCATACGCGATGCCTGCCGGAACCTTGGTACCTACAACCTGGAAGGCTGCACTATTTTTTCCAGCTGCGAACCCTGTCCCATGTGCCTTGGCGCCATCTACTGGGCTCGCCTGAGCAGGCTGTTTTATGCCGCTACCCGCCATGATGCAGCAATAGCAGGTTTTGACGATGAATGGCTTTATACCCAGATACAACTCGACCCTGCAGAGCGCAGCCTGCCTGCCACAAACATCATGCGCGACCGGGCGGTGGAAGTGTTCCAGGCCTGGGTTCAAAGCGAGAATAAAATACCTTATTGATATGAAACAGGATCTGGCCAGGGAGGTTGCAGGCATATTGCTCCGAAGCCGGCACACATTAGCTTTTACTGGCGCCGGCATCTCAGTCGAAAGCGGAATACCTCCATTCAGAGGCAGTGGTGGCATCTGGGATAATTACGACCCACGATTGCTCGAAATTGGCTTCTTCGTGCTCAACCCCGCCCGATCGTGGGAAGCCATAAAAGAAATTTTCTACGGTAAGTTCCGCGGAGCCAAACCTAATGCCGCACACCTTACCCTGGCCAAATGGCAAAAAAACGGCATCCTGCGAAGGGTCATCACCCAAAATATCGACAACCTGCATCAGGAAGCAGGATCTGAGAACGTGATTGAATTTCATGGCAATGCGCAACGACTGAGCTGCCTCGACTGTCAACGGCAATATCCCATCGACCCCATTCTCATCGCGCGTGCCGTGCCATCGTGCCCCAAATGCGGTGGTTTGCTCAAACCCGATTTTATCTTTTTTGGCGAAGGAATTCCACATGATGCTTACCACGAATCTTTTGCTGAAGCCACAGGCTGCGATTGCATGCTCATCATCGGCACCTCAGGCGAAGTGGCTCCCGCCAATCAAATCCCCATCACCGCTGCCTCAAATGGCGCCTTCATCATCGAAATCAATACTGAAATTTCCACTTACAGCAAACACGTCAGCAACCTGATCGTGCGCGAGCCTTCCGGCAGCTTCCTTCCTGCAGTGGATCAATTTATTAACAATATCCCAGCCTGAAAAAATGAAACATTACCTTACCACACTTTTCTTCCTGTTTCTTGCCTGCCAGCTTTTTGCACAGCCCGACAAAAATACCCTGCACCAACTCGACGAATATTACCTTAGGGCACTGGCCGAATGGAATGTGCCGGGTATGGCCGTGGCCATCACCACCGGCGACAGCATCATATTTGCAAAAGGATACGGAGTGACCGACATCAGCACCCGGCAGGCTGTGGACGAACATACCCTGTTTGCCGTTGCCAGCAATACAAAAGCCTTTACCGCTGCAGCTCTGGCTCTGCTTGTGGAACAGAATAAACTCAGGTGGAACGACAAAGTCAGACAATACCTTCCCTGGTTTGCACTTTACGATCCCTATGTTTCTGATCAGATGACGATTCGCGACCTGCTGACGCACCGCTCCGGCCTGAAAACATTCTCGGGCGACCTGATCTGGTATGGCAGCACCTACTCCCGCCGCGAAGTCATCGAAAAGGCGCGCTACCTCAAACCCGCATTCGGATTCAGGGAGCAATTCGGATATTCCAACATCATGTACATTGCTGCCGGCGAACTCATTCCCGCCATCACCGGGCAGTCGTGGGACGATTTTGTCCGCACAAACCTGCTGAACCCATTGGAAATGAATCGCTCCACCCTGCATGTGAGCGAACTTGCCCGATTGCAGAATGTAGCCCAGCCCCATACCTATGTGGACGGAAAACTGCGTCAGATTCCCTGGGTCGACTGGGACAATATGGGACCTGCTGGCTCATTAATCTCAAGCGCTTCGGACATGGCGCGTTGGCTGCAAATGCACCTTGGCAATGGCACATACCAGCAAAAACAGATTCTCGACCCCGAAAGTGTAAGGGCTATGCAGCAGTCTGTAACCCCGTTACCGGTTTCGAAAGCCTTCGAAGAACGCTTCCCCGGCACACATTTCAGGTCTTATGGCCTCGGATGGAGCATGTTCGATTACCACGGACAAAAAATCGTGACGCACAACGGAGGCTACGATGGTATGATCTCGCAAACCGTACTCATTCCACGCGAAAACATTGGCTTTGTGATTCTTACAAATGCACTGTCGAACATGTACTACCCCTTGATGTACAAAACCCTCGACCTGCTGCTCAATTTGCCGGACCTGCGCGACTGGAGTACCGAAATTTTGGCTCAACGCAAACAAAACGAGCAAAAAGCAAAGGAAGAACGCGCCCGTCTGGAATCAGAACGCATTAAAAACACCAGACCTTCGCTTCCTCTTGCGGCCTACGAAGGTTTCTACGGCAGTCCGGTGTACGACAGCATCAGTGTATATCAAAAGGACGGTCAGATGTGGTTGCAGATGATGCGCACGCCCGACTTTATTGCCAGGCTGACACATTGGCATTATGATACTTTTGAAATGGAATTCATCACTCAGCCATCACTACCCAAAGGTTTTGCTACCTTCGGGCTCGACCGCAGCGGCAAGGTGACCAGTATGGAATTGTTTCTTGACAATCCCGACTTCGATTTTACCGAACTCGCACCAAGGAGACTTTCTCCATGAACCTTTTGCCCTGGTAAATGTTTAACAGCGAAACAAATTCCACGAAAATGAAACACCTGATCATGTTTAGCTTTCTTCTCATAGGCATCGTCACAGTGCAGGCCCAGAAATCATTCCATGATTTTGTGGTAACCGATATTGACGGAAAACCCTTTGCCATGTCGAGCCTGAAAGGAAAAAAGGTGATGGTAGTCAACACAGCCTCCAAATGCGGACTTACTCCCCAGTACGCCAAACTCGAAAAGCTTTATGAGCAGTACGGCGGCGATAAGTTTGTCATCGTTGGCTTTCCGGCAAACAATTTTATGGGACAGGAACCCGGTACCAACGAAGAAATCAAGGCATTCTGTTCCGAAAACTATGGAGTAAGCTTTCCGATGATGTCGAAAATCTCGGTCAAAGGAAACGACATGCATCCTTTGTACAAATGGCTCACCACCAAAGCGCTCAACGGGGTGGAAGACAGCAGTGTCAGCTGGAATTTTCAGAAATACCTCATTGACGAAAACGGTCGTCTTGTAAAAGTACTGAGCCCGCGCACCGACCCGCTTGACAAAGAAATTGTGGATTGGATCAAAGGCAGCTGAAAACAGAATAAAATTACTTTTCAGTTAAAAAACCAAGTGCAGTGCAGTCGGATGACTACACTGCACTTTCTTTATGTTGAAAATCAGATATAAGCGGGTAAAAGCTTCAGGTAGCGGTCGCGGATTGCCGCAAGGTGATCCTTGTTAAGGTTTTCCCGATAAATACGCACCAGCTCAATGGTCTGGTCTTTTTCGAACACAAATGCCCGGGCTGCGTCGAAATAGAGCAGATTGGTATCGTACTTTACCTCCGTGGTCAGTGCTACAAATTTGTCCCAGTTGATAGGGCCGGGCAGCTCGAAGTACCCATGATGGAGCTGCTGGAGGTCGTTATACATGCCCTCGCCCCAGGGTTCCAGGTAAAAGTATTTATCGAGCCTGATCCAGCCATAGGCGTTCTGTATGACCTTGTGCCTGCGCTTCATTTTCAATCCTTCCTCCACGAGCAGTTGCTGCAGCTTTTCGATGTCGCTGTACAATGCCAGGTCGCGCACCCTGATGCAGAACACCGGGTCGTTGCCGGGAAAAGTAATTGAAGCATGTACTGCATCGAACGGAAAACCGGCGCGCTTATGCACCGCATTCACAGCCAGCATGATGTCGCTGGTGAACCAGTGCCCCTCGAGCATGAGGTAAAGATAAAGCGGCTTTCGGATGTCGGGTATCCGGTCATAATATCCGTAAAAGGGGGATACCGACTCGAGCACGCATGTGTCCTTGATTGGGAGATTGTGCTCCACACAACTCAGGGGCTCGTATTTTAGCAAGCCTCCATATCGCATCAGGTTGTTTGAGTCCATTTTGCTTTAATTTGGTTTGGCTTAAAGATACGAAAAAAACAAGTCTTCCGACATCGTCAGACACAAAAAAAAACAGCCCAACGGCTGCCTTGGAGCGGGCAATGGGGGTCGAACCCACGGCCCTCAGCTTGGGAAGCTGATGCTCTACCACTGAGCTATGCCCGCATGTGATGCAAAATTAAAAAACATCGAAGTTTGTTTTTCCATTCAATGATCAAAATCTTTAGACGGATGGTATGGAGAACAAAAAAAGCAGCCATTGCTGACTGCTTTGCTGTGGGAGCTACTGGATTCGAACCAGTGACCCTCTGCTTGTAAGGCAGATGCTCTGAACCAGCTGAGCTAAGCTCCCTCGCGTTTGGAGCTGCAAATATACGGCAACTTTCGGACATGCAAAATTTTTCAAAAAAAATTTTCTACCTCGCGCTCTTCATGAAATTAAACAATTGTTTATCAATAATATATATAAATCTAAATGTAATCTATCAGGTATATGGCATATAAGACAGGATTGGGTGAAAAGCAAAGCATTATATTTCATAGTATTGCATTAAAGTTTTGCTCATGACGCGTTTACGATTTTTGATTTCGGGATTACTGGTTTTTTTCTTGGTTATCGGGGCAGGTATCACCGCAACAGCCTGGCCGGCACATACGCTAATATCGACCGCCGCCCTGAAGAATCATCCCCATTGGCAAAATGCCCGTGAGGTCAGGGCAAAGCCCCTTGAACAGTTTGTGATCGATAACAAAAAGGAGCTGGCCGCATTTCTTGCCGGTTTCGAGCAATGGAGCAGGGAAAATCTGCCATTCTACGTGCCAGCACCCGAAATGCTCTCTTTTCCGGCTGATATTGACGATTACCAGGCGATGCGTGCTTTTTTTATGGCGCTGAGGATCAACCCAAACGTCAAAGTGCCATTGTTTCTCAATATTCCCAGGGGCCAGGAAACGAGTTTGCCCCGGCTCGAAGCTTCCGCCGTAACCACGCTGTCGAACACTGCCGGAATGAATTCAGGAACCTATGTGGCCTTGTCGCCCGACATGGAGGTTGATCCATTTCTGGTGCTCACCACTGCCAACGATGAACCTGACTATGGTTTCGATCTGGGTTTGTTCGACGACAACGGTACCGACTACGGTCGGCTCTACGGATTTGGAAATCAAACTTTTGGCAATCCCAACCTGGAGTACAGCAGCCAGGCGCCTTTTCACATGGGTTTTTACCACGAACCCGGTATTGTTTACAAATTTGCGCCTTTTTTGCGCAAGACATTTCTCGATTACCGCCATCTGCAGTATAAGGCATTGTCCGAATTTGCCTTTGCGCATCACGAACCCTATTGGGGCTACCGCTTTCTGGGATGGTCGATGCACTATCTTGCCGATGCGACCATGCCTTACCATATTCGCCCGCTGCCCGGATATTCCACCTTGAGGATGCTATGGATCAACTTCAAGTCGATGCTCGGATTTGGCAAAGCCAGGCGCGATGCCGTGCAGCTTGTTTCGAACAGGCATACCGCAGTGGAAGACTACCTGCAACAACGCCTGAACAACATTTTCGATAAGGCAGATTTTGACGATCCGCTCTATCAGGCACTAATTTCAGATAATCAAGTGGTTAATGTTGACACAAGATTCCTTGTCGATCAGGCCTCAAAAACTGCATTTGCAGCCTCAAAAAGTTTCGACAGGGCAGTCCGGCGTGGCCTTCCCAACGAGATGGTAAACGACCCGGCCGTGGAAGTGAGCGAGCATCCGGAGATCACAAATATTGTGTCGTATGCCCGTGACGTGTGCGCTCCAAAACACATCGACGCCCTCGAAAAACAATCAGCCGAGCGTTTCGCCTACCTGGGGAAGGTGCTGCGAAGCATGTTGTCGTCAGTTAATTATGAAAATTAAATACAAGAATCTATTAGACAATACTTTAAGCTATGAAGAAGTGGCAAAAGGTCTTACTTGGGGTGCTTGTGGTCCTGCTGGCACTTGCCGGCTTTGCCTGGCTGGCATTGGGCTACATCAGCCGCAGCGCGCTCCCCGATTACAACAAAGATGTGCAGCTGAGCGGACTGAAGGCGGGTGTTGAGGTGTTTCGCGACGAAAGGGGAGTGCCACATGTGTATGCACAGAATTCCCACGATCTTTACATGGTGACCGGCTACCTGATGGCCCAGGACAGGCTCTGGCAGATGGATCTGCTGCGACGTGTCACCCTGGGTCGCCTGTCAGAAATTTTCGGAGCGGATATGGTTGAAGCCGACCAGCTGCTCAGGGCTTTGCGCATGTCGGACAAATCGCTTATGGTTATCGACAGCCTGGATGCTTCCATGCGATCGGACCTGGAGGCTTTTGCGTCGGGGGTCAACCAGTGCATCGCCCATCTCGGAAAAAAACTGCCACCTGAGTTTACCATCCTTGGCTACAAACCCGAACCCTGGCAGGTTGTCCATACGGTGAACCTGATCGGCTACATGGCCTGGGACCTCGCCGGATCGTGGCAAAACGAGGTGGTTCTGCACAAGCTCCGTTCCAGAATGCCTGAAGAAAAATGGTTGCAGCTGTTTCCCGATATGAAACTTCAAAACACCTATGTGTATTCTGATAATCAAAGTTTTACACTACTTGAAGCCGGATTAAAACTGACGGGTCTTGGGCTGGAAATACGCAACGGAAGCAACAACTGGGCATTGTCGGGCGAACGCACCGTTTCGGGCAATGCCATGCTTGCCAACGATATGCACCTTGGTTTTGGATTGCCGGGCATCTGGTACCAAATCCACCAGACCGTCGAAGGAGAATTTTCTGTTGCCGGGGTTGCACTGCCTGGTGCACCTGCTGTGATTTGCGGCCACAACGAACATATTGCCTGGGGCATGACCAACCTTTATGTGGACGAAATGGACTTTTTTACCGAAAAACTGAATGAAGAAGGAACCCATTATTTCTTCAACGGTGAATGGCAGCCTCTGGAGTTGCGCAAGGAGAAGATTGCCATCAAAGGCGGCGACACGCTGCTGAAAATCAATGCATTTACGCACAGGGGGCCAGTCATCTCAGGTTTTAAGGGCGTTGAAAATGAAGCCATCTCAATGCGCTGGACGGGCAATGATTACAGCAACGAACTGCGCACAATTATGTTGCTCAACCGTGCCCGCAACTGGAACGACTTTCGCAATGCCGTGCGTACGTTTGGTGCCGTGGCACAAAATATTGTTTATGCTGATGCAGAGGGCAACATCGGCCTGCAGGTAACCGGAAATGTGCCTGTGCGTAAAGCCGGAAATGCCGTTTTCGTCTATCCGGGCGATACCAATGCCTACGACTGGACAGGCGCTGTGCCTTTTGAGGAATTGCCCTACGAGTTCAATCCCGAAAGGGGATATGTTTCTTCGGCCAACAACAGAACCACCGGGCCGGATTATCCTTATTATATCGGGTACTGGTACGACAATTCCGCACGGATTGACCGCATCAGGGAAATGATCGAATCGCAGGATAAGCTGGATGTGGAAGATTTTATGAACATGCATGTGGATCAGACCAGCGTCTTTGCACCTTCATATGTAAAAACCATTGTGCCGATTCTAAAAAATTCGAGCGATCTGAGCCCGCTGGCTTCAACAGCCACGTCTTTGCTCGAAAATTGGGACTTTTCCATGCGGGCTGAAGCCCCCCAGCCTGCAATATTCGAAGGTTTTTACAGGCATTTTATGGCTGAACTGCTTAAGGATGAAACCGGAGAGCTTTTCACCGAGCTGGGTGGAGGCCTGCTTCGTCACATTTTTGCACAGACCTTTAATAATCCATCGTCTTCACTGGTTGATAACATAAACACCCCTGAGGTTGAAGATTTTGAGACACTTGTGTGCAAAAGCTTCGAGGCTGCAGTGAAAGAGCTGGAACAAAAGCTCGGATCGGAGCCACAATCATGGAAATGGGGCGACATACATCAACTTACGCTGAGCCACCCCATGGGCAAGGTGAAAGCGCTCGACAAATTGCTTGGCCTGAATAAAGGGCCTTATCCGGTTGGCGGAAGCTTTCACACCGTGAACCCAATGGGATATAGTTTCCACAAAAATTACAATGTCACACATGGGGCTTCGCAGCGCCACATCTACAATACCGGAAACTGGGAACAGTCGTTCACAGTGATTCCCACGGGCGCATCGGGCATTCCGGCAAGCAGGTATTATGCCTCGCAAAGGGAGATGTTTCTGAAAAGGGGAGTATTATCGCGAACCCTGGCAACGCGAACAGGTGGAGTCGGCAGCAAAGTACAAAGCTGCTTTCATGCCGGCAAACTAAAACGAAAAAAGCGGGTTGCCCCGCTTTTTTCTTTACATCCGGAAATATACCTTGAAGGTCTGTGGGTTTGATTGTTCCGCATGGTGCATCGCACCCAGGCTTTTTGCCTTGTCAATCAGAGGAGCCGGCAAAAATGGTGCAATCAAAAGATACTTGTAG from Bacteroidota bacterium includes:
- a CDS encoding thymidylate synthase, which gives rise to MQQYLDLLKFVLENGVRKSDRTGTGTISIFGYQMRFDLSEGFPLLTTKKLHTRSIIHELLWFLKGDTNIRYLNENKVTIWDEWADANGDLGPVYGAQWRNWNGEGIDQISQLIEGIRTNPDSRRHVVSAWNPSVLPVAGKSFSENVALGKAALPPCHAMFQFYVANNRLSCQMYQRSADIFLGVPFNIASYALLTMMVAQVCELEPGEFILTLGDAHIYLNHIEQVKLQLSREPRPLPRMTLNPRVKNIFDFRFEDFTLIGYDPHPHIKGDIAV
- a CDS encoding dihydrofolate reductase, whose product is MSNPCRLIIIVAMARNGVIGKGNKLPWHLPSDLKRFKSLTLGHTVVMGRKTFESLPNGPLPGRHNVVLTRKQIAPADNLSVVHSAEEVLKLAGTNTLYIIGGGEVYHQFLPLVCRLELTVIDADFEGDTFFPVVDSAQWKVVAEQPFTDEKSGLRGWYRSLERL
- a CDS encoding agmatine deiminase family protein; translation: MFIKLSRYLFLSILAALGAFALKAQVAVINPAEFEKNEGILLVWDYAPSRDSITANIARAAQQAGKVWIIYYPGQAPWDTAQIRNYLYSRGVLPLNLYFIPGWTETLWVRDFGPAVLYGDFGQGSERFIVDMGYSAYGRPKDDSIPSQLANLWGWHKQNFSIQIEGGNLMFDGLKRGFASKRVLAQNPQYSASLLRNMFIDRFQVDDFVFLENLNNSGGGIWKHIDMWMKVLDYETILVSSYPEHLPDYPVIEQNVNYLRSLLNAFGKPYTIIRIPAPPKADGTWATTQNDEMRTYTNSLIINNTVIVPSYNLPEYDNLAKQIYEQAMPGYKIVMVDSRNLTTLGGAIHCITREIPAPKFARITHRKVIGSQTYSPEFYIYSNCSSNSAIQRMWLYYKKNQQTEYTRVPVYMACPENIGIIEGLMPGDTVSYYLEAITAHGNVTYPLAAPAGNFTFWFDQAVGIAETHPASRLHVFPQPAKEGFYVHIAGESGPARLSIFDASGRMVYQNDAYLPGTHVNPGLRPGYYLLLLQNGVEQYKSKLSISH
- a CDS encoding leucyl/phenylalanyl-tRNA--protein transferase — protein: MPVYRLDHTLRFPSPHKAMPGGLLAVGGDLSVERLIAAYSRGIFPWSNPGEPLLWWSPDPRMMMLPGELYVTKSMRKIMRDQVFDIRFDTSFEDVIMYCARSSGRAAQGTWISDELRQAFVQLHRLGLAHSVEAWKEGQLVGGLYGLALGACFFGESMFYLTPNASKAAFIGLVKFLESHGFMMIDAQQETPHLASLGAKARPRSEFLMLLADALKKPTLIGKWNSPAQDFVSLTF
- a CDS encoding nucleoside deaminase is translated as MDQEYFMQEAIRLAALNVAQGGGGPFGAVIVKDNQIVGVGRNRVTSSGDPTAHAEVVAIRDACRNLGTYNLEGCTIFSSCEPCPMCLGAIYWARLSRLFYAATRHDAAIAGFDDEWLYTQIQLDPAERSLPATNIMRDRAVEVFQAWVQSENKIPY
- a CDS encoding NAD-dependent deacylase, translated to MKQDLAREVAGILLRSRHTLAFTGAGISVESGIPPFRGSGGIWDNYDPRLLEIGFFVLNPARSWEAIKEIFYGKFRGAKPNAAHLTLAKWQKNGILRRVITQNIDNLHQEAGSENVIEFHGNAQRLSCLDCQRQYPIDPILIARAVPSCPKCGGLLKPDFIFFGEGIPHDAYHESFAEATGCDCMLIIGTSGEVAPANQIPITAASNGAFIIEINTEISTYSKHVSNLIVREPSGSFLPAVDQFINNIPA
- a CDS encoding serine hydrolase, whose amino-acid sequence is MKHYLTTLFFLFLACQLFAQPDKNTLHQLDEYYLRALAEWNVPGMAVAITTGDSIIFAKGYGVTDISTRQAVDEHTLFAVASNTKAFTAAALALLVEQNKLRWNDKVRQYLPWFALYDPYVSDQMTIRDLLTHRSGLKTFSGDLIWYGSTYSRREVIEKARYLKPAFGFREQFGYSNIMYIAAGELIPAITGQSWDDFVRTNLLNPLEMNRSTLHVSELARLQNVAQPHTYVDGKLRQIPWVDWDNMGPAGSLISSASDMARWLQMHLGNGTYQQKQILDPESVRAMQQSVTPLPVSKAFEERFPGTHFRSYGLGWSMFDYHGQKIVTHNGGYDGMISQTVLIPRENIGFVILTNALSNMYYPLMYKTLDLLLNLPDLRDWSTEILAQRKQNEQKAKEERARLESERIKNTRPSLPLAAYEGFYGSPVYDSISVYQKDGQMWLQMMRTPDFIARLTHWHYDTFEMEFITQPSLPKGFATFGLDRSGKVTSMELFLDNPDFDFTELAPRRLSP
- a CDS encoding glutathione peroxidase, whose translation is MKHLIMFSFLLIGIVTVQAQKSFHDFVVTDIDGKPFAMSSLKGKKVMVVNTASKCGLTPQYAKLEKLYEQYGGDKFVIVGFPANNFMGQEPGTNEEIKAFCSENYGVSFPMMSKISVKGNDMHPLYKWLTTKALNGVEDSSVSWNFQKYLIDENGRLVKVLSPRTDPLDKEIVDWIKGS